Below is a genomic region from Citrobacter telavivensis.
TTTTCAACGATGCCGGTACCGGCTCGCTTCCCGCCAGACAGCGTTCGATCCAGCGCGCAGTCGTCTCGGGATCCTTTGCCGCAGGCAGCGGTACGGGTTCGTCGGGCATTTCGCTTTGTCGGTTCTGTAACACCCGCGAGCCGGTACTATCAATCAGGCTAATCTGCGGACAACGCTGCGGGTTGGCGTAGACCTCACCTTCAGTTCCGTGCATCAACAGCCCACGCCCGCCAATATCACTAAAGAATTTCGCTACGCGCGGCACATATTCCGGATGTGACACGCTGGCAAGACGCAGCGCGGCGTCCTCAGCAAACGGTGTCGCCAGCTTCGCCAGCGTATGTGCGCTGTTACGCACGCCCAGTCGCCAACGCATTGCCAGCTGTTTTTCCAGCGGCGGGCAGAGCGTACTCACCGGAATAAAGACCGGCTGATGTCCATCCAGCTTCGCCTGCGCTTGTCCAGCATGCCACGTCGGTGCAATCCCCATCAACTCAAAAATGGTTTCCGTTAGCACGCGGGTCGGATCTTCACTCACCCCATGCACCACCACCGGGAAACCCAGTTTGTGTAATAAAATGGCCAGCAGCGGCGTCAGATTCGCCTGTTTACGCGCGCCGTTATAGCTGGGAATGACAATCGGCATCGGTTTCGCAACCGGAGGGGTTAGCTTAATAGAATGGTTTTGCATCGCCTCATAAAAGCCCAGCATTTCGGCTTCCCCTTCCCCTTTAATACGCAGCGCAATCAGCACGCCGCCCATCTCCAGTTCAGGCACGTCCCCGTTGAGCATGTGGGTATACAGACCGCGGGCGGTGTCCAGGTCCAGATCCCGGGCGTGGTTTTTGCCCCGGCCGATCTCTTTAATAATTTTGCGGTAATCCATCGAAAACTCCTTGCCTCACACTCACGTTATTTACGCCGACGGCGCGCGGGTTTCGCTTTTTCTTTTGCCTTTACTATAACGTCTGGCACAGCGGGTTGCTCTATGGGAAAAACAGGTAATGCATCCAGTAAACGCTTGCCATAATTTTTGGTCAACAGACGCTTATCATAAATCACCACTTCTCCCCAGCACCCGTGGCTACGGATCAGGCGTCCCACCTGCTGAATGAGATTAAACGAGGCGGCGGGCAGGCTTTGCACCTCAAACGGATAGCGATTGAGGCTTTTGAGCCATTCGCCTTCGGTGATCACCACCGGGCTGTCAATGGGCGGGAACGCTATTTTATGAATATGCACCTGGCTGAGCAAATCCCCTTTCAGATCCAGCCCCTCGGCGAAAGATTGCAGCCCAATCAACACGC
It encodes:
- the ybiB gene encoding DNA-binding protein YbiB codes for the protein MDYRKIIKEIGRGKNHARDLDLDTARGLYTHMLNGDVPELEMGGVLIALRIKGEGEAEMLGFYEAMQNHSIKLTPPVAKPMPIVIPSYNGARKQANLTPLLAILLHKLGFPVVVHGVSEDPTRVLTETIFELMGIAPTWHAGQAQAKLDGHQPVFIPVSTLCPPLEKQLAMRWRLGVRNSAHTLAKLATPFAEDAALRLASVSHPEYVPRVAKFFSDIGGRGLLMHGTEGEVYANPQRCPQISLIDSTGSRVLQNRQSEMPDEPVPLPAAKDPETTARWIERCLAGSEPVPASLKIQMACCLVATAAVSTLEEGLARVNDSF